In the Terriglobia bacterium genome, CGCAAATCAGGTTGTCCTTGGGCGGATTGAGGACGCAGATCCGGTCGTTGACAAGCTGCAGCATGTCCTTGTCGTTGGAAACCACGTAGACGGTGTGTGACTGCGCGGCGGCCTGGCGGGCGAGGGTGCCGATGACGTCGTCGGCCTCGTAGCCCGACATCTCGAGGATGGGAATGCGGTAGGCCTCGAGCAGGCGGCGGATGTGGGGAATCTGCTGCGCCAGGTCGGCGGGCATTTCCGCGCGCTGCGCCTTGTAGCCCTTGTACTCCTGCTGCTGGAAGGTTTGCGTTTTCAGGTCGAACTTGCCGACAGCGGACATTTGCGCGGCTTGCTGGTCGCGGAAGGTGGGCGCAGCCACGTCGAAGACGGCGGCGCGGTACTCGGGGGCGAAATCCTTCACCAGCTTGAGCAGCATGTTGGTGAACACGAAGGTGGCGCTGGTGGGAACGCCCGTTTTCGTGCTCATCGGCCGCTGGCGCGCCATGGCGTGATAGGCGCGGAAGATGAACGACATGGCGTCAATCAGGAAGATGCGCGGCTTGCCGGCCGTGTGGCGCGGGTCTCCGACCCGCGTTTCCACGCGCTGGTCCGCGGGGGCGGGGTCCTGAACGGATTTATTGCGTGGAGGCAACAGATTAGTTTAGCAAGGGTGAGCGAGGTCGGCGAGGGGCAGTCGCGTGAGGTGCCGCGCCGCTGGCGCTCGCAGTTCTTTATGCCGCAACCCACCGCTGCCGCCCTTCGACTTCGCTCAGGGCAGGCTCTGGGCTAACGAATTCCGCCGCTCCGCGGCTGGTATCTGCTCAGCAGGGAAATCAACCATCGGTCGTGTTCACACGCGAGGGCGCGTGTGCCACGTGGGTTCACGTTCGAGGGCGAACGCGCTCCAACAACATCAGCGTGTATCTGCGTGTATCAGCGGCTAGGATTTCTTCCCGTACTGTGTCGTATAGCCGAGCTTGATTTCGCCGCAGGTGCCCTGCTCCTCGGAATAGACGACGCAGGAGTCGAAGGGCTTGGAGTAGATGTGCAGGCTGACGGCGCGCTGCATGAACTCGCGCGGGTTGGACACCTTGTGCACCGGCTGGGCGGGATCGACGGCGCAGCACTGCGCGGGATTCATTTCTTGCAGGTCGGTCGGCTCGATTTTGCAGGTTCCGGCGGCGAGGTTTTCGGCGAGAGTGCGGTAGTTCTGCACCAGCAGGCGTCCGACGGGCACGGCCATCCAGCAGTTCTGCTGGTGGTGGTTGTGGATGGAGCTGCCCTGGCCGATTTCCCAGCAGATGGCAACCAGCTCTTACAGCGGCGTTTTGTCAATCAGGTTGCGGGTGTAGTGCTGGCGGTCCCAGACCAGATAGGGCGCGAGCGTGTCCGGCTCGATGGGATGCGAGTTGAGGAAGCGCTGCAGTTGCGTGACCTCGAGGAAAGCGGATTCGGGGAACTTGCGCAGTTCGCGGACGAAGTCCTGGATGGAACAGGCGTTCACGGCCGGCTGAGTGCTCACGGGCGTCCTCCCCCACAAGGCCCTCATTGTGCCACGGAACAAGGTGGCAGTGTTTCGCAAATGTGCCGCGCCTCCGGCGCTCACGCCATTCAACATCACGGGACCCACCGCTGCCGCGGTGGGCTAACGAATACCGCCGCTCCGCGGCTGATTTCCGCGCCGGTCTAGTGTGGTGCGGCTGGCTTAGAATGCGTCGGAGGGGTCAACAACGTGAACGACAAGAAACGGCTGCTGCTGATCAGCAATTCCACGCAGCACGGGCGCGGCTACCTGGAACACGCGGAGCAAGAGTTGCGGGATTTTCTGGGCGGCGTCAAGCGCGTGCTGTTTGTACCCTACGCGCTGAAGGACCGCGACGGGTACGCGGAAATAGCGCGGGCAAGGTTTTCGCAGATGGGCTTCGCGCTGGAATCGATCCATCGCGCGCCCGACGCGCGGAAAGCGGTGGAGAACGCGGAGGCCATCTTCATCGGCGGCGGCAACACGTTTCGCCTGCTGAAGACGCTCTACGAATACGGGCTGCTGGAGCCGATTCGCCTCCGGGTGGAAGGCGG is a window encoding:
- a CDS encoding cysteine dioxygenase family protein gives rise to the protein MVAICWEIGQGSSIHNHHQQNCWMAVPVGRLLVQNYRTLAENLAAGTCKIEPTDLQEMNPAQCCAVDPAQPVHKVSNPREFMQRAVSLHIYSKPFDSCVVYSEEQGTCGEIKLGYTTQYGKKS